CAGTTCGCGGCCTATACCATGTCCAACTAGTTCTTCTACTACTGAATAACCGGCTTTTCTTGCTGAGTCAGCCATTACGTTAGCAATGTCTTTCCACTTAACGCCCGGTTTCATTTCATTTAAAGCAATATTGAGGCATCCTTCAGTTGTATTCAGCAAATTTTGAACATCTTTAGAAACTTTTCCAACTCCATATGAACAGGCACAGTCAGAGCACCAACCGTCTAATTTAACACCAATATCAATAGATACAAGGTCGCCTTCTATTAATTCTCGAGGCCCCGGTATGCCATGTACGACTTCGTCATTAACAGAAATGCATGTCCCCGCAGGGTAGGGTGTGGCCCCTTGAACACCTTTAAATAGTGCAATAGCTCTATTTTGGGAAATAAAGGATTCTACGGCTTCATTAATTTCAAAAGTTGTTACACCTGGCTTAATTAAACTTCTGGCAACCATGTGAGTTTCCTGAAGTAGTAATCCGGCTTTGCGCATTTTAGCTATTTCGTTTTTAGA
This genomic interval from Desulfovibrio sp. UCD-KL4C contains the following:
- the map gene encoding type I methionyl aminopeptidase is translated as MKRKISIKSKNEIAKMRKAGLLLQETHMVARSLIKPGVTTFEINEAVESFISQNRAIALFKGVQGATPYPAGTCISVNDEVVHGIPGPRELIEGDLVSIDIGVKLDGWCSDCACSYGVGKVSKDVQNLLNTTEGCLNIALNEMKPGVKWKDIANVMADSARKAGYSVVEELVGHGIGRELWESPDVPNYPTRAIANFTLQKGMVIAVEPMINMGTHKIFTKSDKWTICTKDGKPSAHFEHTVAITADGIEIMTCDSDGKGWAIW